One window from the genome of Mastacembelus armatus chromosome 18, fMasArm1.2, whole genome shotgun sequence encodes:
- the LOC113125558 gene encoding Fc receptor-like B — translation MTKSALDAEGPIPMFTWGPRLLKSTNKEQGHGSTVLFLFFVVSVLICTTDQARLTLSPSRSQFFKRESFSLSCEEDDSSAGWTLRRNTTRRQRTQCGTDWGTSSGSSCTIGLPGPWHSGVYWCESREGATSQSINITVSGGAVILQSPVLPVMEGENITLICRTQTSSDLPADFYKHGSLIIDRPTGHVTILHVSKADEGVYRCNIRGHGESPPSWISVTGTPTTTAPPPEPTTGSSADPASLQQEMDYLSPWQRSHPPVTRHRRTVMKSETPLQVFTVVRYLVVFCPYVISTVLMVSLY, via the exons ATGACTAAAAGTGCCCTGGATGCTGAGGGCCCCATACCCATGTTCACCTGGGGCCCCAGGTTGCTAA AGTCCACTAACAAAGAGCAGGGACATGGTTCCactgttctttttctcttct ttGTGGTGTCGGTGCTGATCTGCACGACAGACCAAG ctcgtctgactctgagtcccagcaggtcccagttttttaaaagagaatctttctctctgagctgtgaggaggacgacagctctgctggatggaccctgaggaggaacacaaccaGACGACAGAGGACTCAGTGTGGAACTGACTGGGGAACATCATCTGGTTCTTCCTGCACCATTGGTCTGCCAGGGCCCTGGCacagtggagtttactggtgtgagtccagagagggagcaaccagtcagagcatcaacatcactgtcagtg gtggagcagtgatcctgcagagtcctgtcctccctgtaatggagggagaaaacatcaccctgatctgTAGAACCCAGACATCCTCCGACCTCCCAGCTGATTTCTATAAACACGGCTCCCTCATCATCGATCGGCCTACGGGTCACgtgaccatcctccatgtttccaaggccgatgaaggcgtctacaggtgtaacatcaggggccatggggagtctccacccagctggatctctgtcacag GAACACCTACAACCACAGCCCCGCCCCCTGAACCAACTACGGGCTCTTCTGCAGACCCCGCCTCCCTCcagcag GAGATGGACTACCTGTCTCCATGGCAACGCTCCCACCCACCTGTAACCAGGCACAGAAGGACTGTGATGAAGTCAG aaaCCCCCCTACAGGTGTTCACAGTGGTCCGTTACCTGGTGGTGTTCTGTCCCTACgtcatctccactgtcctcaTGGTGTCTCTGTATTGA